A genomic window from Pecten maximus chromosome 4, xPecMax1.1, whole genome shotgun sequence includes:
- the LOC117326076 gene encoding hydroxysteroid dehydrogenase-like protein 2 yields MAANTGVLAGKTLFITGASRGIGKAIALKAARDGANVVIAAKTTEPHPKLPGTIYTAAKEVEDAGGKCLPCVVDIRSEDQVRKAVEEAVDKFGGIDILINNASAISLTGTQSTGMKKYDLMMNINGRGTYLCSHVCLPYLLKSSNPHILNISPPLNMNKDWFKGHVAYTMAKYGMSMCVLGMAEEFKPEGVAVNALWPRTAIYTAAMEMLGGGDEVSKQCRKPEIMSDAAYVMLTKDSKSYTGHFAIDDEVLSAEGIKDMEQYSWVKGSKLLPDFFLDVDANTLREQMSEGGATPAFGGTAGGAGPAKTFEAIQSMLSEDLVGSVGGVFQFNLSGTDESTWFIDLKSGAGSLGPGEPPMGADCTMSMDTADFEKMFGGELKPVAAFMSGKLKIKGDMAMAMKLEKLMNKMSPKL; encoded by the exons ATGGCTGCAAACACTGG TGTTTTAGCTGGGAAGACTTTATTCATCACAGGAGCGAGTCGTGGTATTGGAAAAGCCATAGCCTTGAAAGCTGCAAGGGATGGAGCTAATGTTGTCATAGCAGCCAAAACCACAGAGCCACACCCCAAGTTACCTGGTACCATCTATACAGCTGCCAAGGAAG TTGAGGATGCTGGAGGGAAATGTCTGCCCTGTGTGGTAGATATCCGATCCGAAGACCAGGTTCGTAAAGCAGTCGAGGAGGCAGTGGACAAGTTTGGAGGGATTGACATCCTTATCAACAATGCTAGTGCCATCTCCCTCACTGGTACACAGTCTACAGGCATGAAGAAATATGACCTGATGATGAACATCAATGGCAGAGGCACCTATCTCTG TTCTCATGTCTGTTTGCCCTACCTCCTGAAGAGCTCTAATCCACACATTTTGAACATCAGTCCTCCGCTCAACATGAACAAAGATTGGTTCAAAGGCCATGTGG CCTACACCATGGCCAAATATGGGATGTCCATGTGTGTCTTGGGGATGGCAGAAGAATTCAAACCAGAAGGTGTTGCTGTGAATGCTCTCTGGCCAAGAACAG CCATCTACACTGCTGCCATGGAGATGTTAGGAGGAGGAGACGAGGTTTCTAAGCAATGCCGTAAGCCTGAAATCATGTCAGATGCTGCCTATGTGATGTTAACCAAAGACAGCAAGTCATACACTGGTCATTTTGCTATTGATGATGAAGTGCTCTCCGCTGAAGGGATCAAGGACATGGAACAGTACAGTTGGGTAAAAG GCAGCAAACTTCTTCCCGACTTCTTCCTGGATGTTGATGCCAACACACTGAGGGAGCAGATGTCTGAAGGTGGTGCCACACCAGCCTTTGGTGGAACCGCAGGTGGTGCCGGACCAGCCAAGACATTTGAGGCCATACAATCCATGCTTAGTGAGGATTTAGTAGGCAGTGTAGGAGGTGTCTTCCAGTTCAATCTATCAG GGACAGATGAAAGTACTTGGTTCATAGACTTGAAATCTGGTGCTGGAAGTCTAGGACCTGGTGAGCCCCCAATGGGAGCTGACTGTACTATGAGCATGGACACTGCCGACTTTGAGAAGATGTTCGGAGGCGAGCTAAAACCTGTCGCAGCCTTTATGTCTGGCAAGCTGAAGATCAAAGGAGACATGGCGATGGCCATGAAGCTGGAAAAACTCATGAACAAAATGTCTCCAAAATTGTAA